Proteins encoded in a region of the Acidobacteriota bacterium genome:
- a CDS encoding tetratricopeptide repeat protein, which produces MSKSRIEVFTTLLEKQPTDPMIWYGLANEYFKISDWAKAVEALQKVVEFNPSYTAAYQMLGSALANLGNTPEARQIWERGVLVATETGAWKARQHMEGLLAQHQADSTSSFCS; this is translated from the coding sequence ATGTCAAAGTCACGGATTGAAGTTTTTACCACGTTGCTTGAGAAACAACCCACTGACCCGATGATCTGGTACGGGCTGGCGAATGAGTATTTCAAAATCAGCGACTGGGCAAAAGCAGTGGAGGCACTCCAAAAAGTAGTGGAATTCAACCCTTCGTATACTGCCGCCTATCAAATGTTAGGCTCGGCGCTGGCAAATTTGGGAAATACCCCAGAAGCCCGCCAGATTTGGGAGCGAGGTGTACTGGTTGCAACTGAGACTGGCGCCTGGAAAGCCCGTCAGCATATGGAGGGTTTGCTGGCCCAACATCAAGCTGATTCAACTTCATCCTTTTGTTCCTGA
- a CDS encoding carboxypeptidase: MRVLAKRRVSRLLLTLFFLVVCLSSGHLFSVSFSKASALFQSNSELNSQPDRAPVMYRVSVKDSKAVQQLIHLGMDVLEVRGHGYVLVLGDEHTKNQLAESGFQTEVDPELTQRSGFSPQTFFKGYRTVEEQYAHLDALAAAHPDLVAVVDYGDSWRKLNGRPGGHDLKAVCITKLGPGDPVLSPTAPKPRFFLMAAIHARELSTSELAWRWMDYLVESYGVDPDVTMLLDYNELWVVPVVNPDGRSIVEEGVDFPFSQRKNANDSLGNCDIPPSGGNQSGVDLNRNASFQYGGAGTSSNPCSLVYRGSAPASEPEEYFLEAFLQQLFADRRGPQLTDASPSDTSGVFITLHSFSDLVLLPWGWNECNGQPCPGRFRAPNDEGLRTLAFRLSSFNEYTTGQGSEILYAASGSTDDWTYGELGIASFTFEVGPESGPCAGFAPDYSCQDTVFWPKNRGALVYAAKAARNPYECALGPTTTSLQATPATVKAGQSVTITATVDDKQFGTFGVRRPKAQKIQAAEYYIDTPPWKGGMPRQLQAADGKFNRSTESVSVEFSASLSPGKHTIYVRGQDRDGNWGPLSAVFVTVE, from the coding sequence ATGCGTGTTTTGGCAAAGCGGCGGGTTTCACGGCTGCTGTTAACCCTTTTTTTTCTGGTGGTGTGTCTGTCCAGCGGTCATTTATTTTCAGTCTCATTTTCCAAGGCCAGTGCTTTATTCCAATCAAATTCAGAGCTGAATTCGCAGCCTGATCGAGCCCCGGTGATGTATCGGGTTTCAGTGAAGGATAGCAAGGCGGTTCAGCAGCTTATCCATTTGGGAATGGACGTCCTCGAAGTGCGTGGTCACGGGTACGTTCTGGTCCTGGGAGATGAACACACCAAAAATCAGTTAGCCGAAAGTGGCTTTCAGACGGAAGTGGATCCTGAACTAACTCAACGGTCTGGGTTTAGCCCGCAGACTTTTTTCAAAGGGTATCGCACCGTTGAGGAGCAGTATGCTCACCTTGACGCACTGGCCGCAGCCCATCCGGATCTGGTGGCAGTGGTGGATTATGGTGATTCCTGGCGCAAACTCAATGGTCGTCCAGGCGGACATGATTTAAAGGCCGTCTGTATCACCAAATTAGGGCCGGGCGATCCAGTTTTGAGCCCAACTGCTCCTAAACCCCGATTTTTCCTCATGGCGGCCATCCATGCCCGTGAACTCTCGACATCGGAACTGGCCTGGCGGTGGATGGATTATCTGGTTGAGAGTTATGGTGTTGATCCAGACGTAACCATGTTGCTGGATTACAATGAATTGTGGGTTGTTCCGGTGGTAAATCCAGATGGACGGTCCATTGTTGAGGAAGGCGTTGATTTTCCTTTTTCCCAACGAAAAAATGCCAACGATAGCCTTGGAAACTGTGACATCCCTCCATCAGGAGGCAATCAATCAGGCGTGGATCTCAATCGGAACGCCAGTTTTCAATATGGCGGGGCAGGGACCAGCAGCAATCCCTGCAGCCTGGTTTACAGAGGCTCGGCACCGGCATCCGAACCTGAGGAGTATTTCCTCGAAGCCTTTTTGCAGCAACTCTTTGCCGACCGGCGTGGCCCGCAGTTGACAGATGCGTCGCCCAGTGACACGTCGGGTGTTTTTATTACCCTGCATAGCTTTAGCGATCTGGTATTGCTCCCGTGGGGATGGAATGAGTGTAACGGCCAGCCCTGTCCGGGTCGGTTCCGGGCACCAAATGACGAAGGTCTGCGGACCCTGGCGTTCCGATTGAGTTCTTTTAATGAGTACACCACAGGGCAGGGATCGGAAATTCTCTATGCGGCGAGCGGTTCAACCGATGACTGGACCTATGGAGAATTAGGGATTGCCAGTTTTACATTTGAGGTGGGACCGGAATCTGGGCCCTGTGCCGGGTTTGCTCCTGACTACTCCTGTCAGGATACAGTGTTCTGGCCAAAAAACCGTGGAGCGCTGGTTTATGCCGCAAAAGCAGCCCGCAACCCCTATGAATGTGCTTTGGGTCCAACCACCACCAGTCTCCAGGCGACACCAGCAACCGTGAAAGCCGGCCAGTCCGTCACCATTACCGCGACAGTGGATGATAAACAGTTTGGAACTTTTGGTGTTCGGCGTCCGAAAGCTCAAAAAATACAGGCGGCTGAATACTATATTGACACACCGCCCTGGAAAGGTGGGATGCCACGTCAACTTCAAGCCGCTGATGGAAAATTCAACCGGTCCACGGAATCTGTTTCGGTTGAATTTTCGGCCAGTCTAAGCCCTGGCAAACACACGATTTATGTTCGAGGACAGGATCGGGATGGGAACTGGGGACCACTCTCGGCGGTGTTCGTCACGGTTGAATGA
- a CDS encoding IPT/TIG domain-containing protein, whose protein sequence is MPSRQSFVGLLLPGMRIFFFSIGVMFLLLGVLPRVSAQAVTITSIKPNQTGLGQSPPKIVIKGTGFVTGTRVLFNNTEVAAIVKPSGRKIVVKQSPQSFFQNSGVIAVKVILPGGQESNTVQLVVGSQNSIVINEPASLAVNTGGTIRIRASVVDLAGNPVPNAQVAFQSETPEVATVDSTGTVTGKVSGAATLLLSSSDTTRRVVVAVSQVINTVPSGIFGDGDIKVNAGTVYASDLRNHLMKSAAIGSPLGNLAGSSGTPGDANGGFAASRFNGPLGIGFGNNVLLLADTANRAVRRLNLNTRQVDTIITLADVRANVSTVADWGPRGVVQTADGSIYITDQLNHVLWRARLSGAQVSINVFAGTIGESGLRDELGQAARFNGPQELEFGSANVLAVSDRLNKVVRLVALPSGLVSTIRSNASRLAAPQRGQFEPQQTNFAFSDPFGVDLDPAGNVYVADGTTVRVVSFQGGSAEVNDLAQPGTFQKAIGVSISNNAVFVLDSGKGQVLQVGIGAPTIQSASPVEVTINQSVEVTLKGTNFLPGTQVQVNGQLVSAIVESASQLRFILPAQTLGGSLGLRVLTRGGSAQTTINVVGPPAAPSNLSARAISGKQVDLSWTDNSTNETGFVIERRDGDVPVFVPIFTTGPDITSFSNTGLKAGTLYGYRVRAVSDFGESPNSNEAIAVPSTPVEITFTPSTTLVVPEGSLTLGINFKISDEEGAEPGTVTLDIPLDPRVFDLNRITIEAGKLIPAESYPADSLFVAPYNDGIRIVLSSSKDPLNAKLNSGLDEFCKLTLPILATAPFGDFPIDASATLPFGTQLNQPLINGGQPVPFVSQATMITVVR, encoded by the coding sequence ATGCCCTCACGCCAGTCGTTTGTCGGACTCTTACTGCCTGGGATGCGGATATTTTTCTTCAGCATCGGCGTCATGTTCCTTCTTCTGGGAGTATTGCCGCGGGTTTCAGCTCAGGCAGTTACGATCACCTCAATCAAGCCGAATCAAACCGGATTAGGCCAGTCTCCACCCAAAATCGTGATCAAGGGAACCGGATTTGTCACCGGCACCAGGGTGTTGTTTAACAACACCGAGGTGGCGGCCATTGTCAAGCCCAGTGGTCGCAAAATTGTGGTCAAGCAATCTCCTCAATCCTTTTTCCAGAATAGCGGGGTTATTGCGGTAAAAGTAATTTTACCTGGGGGGCAGGAGTCAAACACGGTCCAACTGGTGGTCGGAAGCCAGAACTCGATTGTGATCAATGAACCGGCCAGTCTGGCGGTCAATACCGGGGGGACCATTCGGATTCGAGCCAGCGTCGTTGATCTGGCGGGAAATCCGGTGCCGAATGCTCAGGTGGCTTTTCAAAGTGAAACTCCAGAGGTTGCAACCGTTGATAGCACGGGAACTGTTACCGGGAAAGTGAGCGGGGCGGCAACCTTGCTCCTGAGTTCGAGCGATACCACTCGACGTGTGGTGGTGGCGGTGAGTCAGGTGATCAATACCGTCCCCTCAGGAATTTTTGGAGATGGTGACATTAAGGTCAATGCTGGCACCGTCTATGCCTCTGATTTGCGCAATCATTTGATGAAATCGGCTGCGATTGGAAGTCCACTTGGAAATCTGGCCGGATCAAGCGGTACCCCCGGAGATGCCAATGGAGGTTTTGCCGCCAGCCGATTTAATGGTCCGCTGGGCATTGGATTTGGAAATAATGTGTTGCTTTTAGCTGATACAGCCAATCGAGCGGTTCGACGATTGAATCTCAACACTCGACAGGTAGACACCATCATTACCCTGGCTGACGTGCGAGCCAATGTCTCAACCGTCGCCGATTGGGGGCCACGGGGCGTTGTTCAAACCGCAGACGGCAGCATTTATATCACCGACCAGTTAAACCATGTGTTATGGCGGGCGCGGTTAAGTGGCGCCCAGGTTTCAATCAACGTTTTTGCTGGCACGATTGGCGAATCTGGCTTACGCGATGAACTTGGACAAGCCGCCCGGTTTAATGGACCACAGGAACTTGAGTTTGGTTCGGCGAATGTACTGGCGGTTTCTGATCGCCTGAACAAAGTTGTTCGACTTGTGGCGTTGCCATCAGGGCTGGTTTCCACTATTCGGTCAAATGCCAGTAGATTGGCTGCCCCACAGCGTGGCCAGTTTGAACCACAGCAAACCAACTTTGCTTTTTCTGATCCGTTTGGTGTTGATCTTGATCCTGCTGGAAATGTTTATGTGGCTGATGGCACAACCGTGCGGGTGGTTTCATTTCAAGGCGGATCCGCTGAGGTAAATGATCTGGCTCAACCTGGGACTTTTCAAAAAGCGATTGGAGTCTCGATTTCGAATAATGCTGTGTTTGTACTTGACTCCGGTAAGGGGCAGGTGCTGCAAGTTGGAATTGGGGCACCAACGATTCAGTCGGCTTCACCTGTTGAAGTGACCATCAACCAATCAGTTGAAGTCACACTGAAGGGGACGAATTTCCTGCCAGGAACTCAAGTTCAGGTCAACGGACAACTTGTTTCAGCCATTGTGGAGAGTGCTTCGCAACTTCGGTTTATTCTCCCCGCGCAGACATTGGGGGGAAGCCTGGGCCTGAGGGTGTTGACCCGAGGGGGAAGCGCGCAAACCACAATCAATGTGGTTGGCCCGCCCGCCGCACCGTCAAATTTAAGTGCCCGAGCAATTTCAGGCAAACAAGTTGATCTTTCCTGGACCGATAACAGCACAAACGAGACCGGATTTGTCATTGAACGCCGCGATGGGGACGTTCCCGTTTTTGTGCCGATTTTCACCACCGGGCCGGACATCACCTCCTTTAGTAATACCGGCCTCAAAGCTGGAACCCTGTATGGATATCGAGTTCGTGCCGTTAGTGATTTTGGCGAATCACCCAATTCCAACGAGGCGATTGCGGTTCCTTCAACCCCAGTTGAAATTACGTTCACCCCTTCAACCACCCTGGTGGTTCCTGAAGGAAGCCTGACGCTTGGTATCAACTTCAAAATTAGTGATGAAGAAGGTGCGGAACCTGGAACCGTGACACTTGATATTCCGCTTGATCCACGGGTCTTTGATCTGAATCGGATTACCATAGAGGCTGGAAAGTTAATCCCAGCAGAAAGTTACCCGGCAGACAGCCTCTTTGTGGCGCCATATAACGATGGAATCCGCATTGTTCTTTCCAGCTCGAAAGATCCGTTGAATGCCAAATTAAACAGTGGTCTGGATGAATTTTGTAAGCTCACGCTTCCGATTTTGGCGACGGCGCCTTTCGGAGACTTCCCGATTGATGCTTCGGCGACGCTTCCATTTGGCACTCAGTTAAATCAGCCGCTTATCAACGGTGGGCAACCAGTACCGTTTGTCAGTCAAGCCACAATGATTACGGTGGTCAGATAA